One window of the Rufibacter radiotolerans genome contains the following:
- the rlmN gene encoding 23S rRNA (adenine(2503)-C(2))-methyltransferase RlmN — MPLIQDIEILNKQDIRKLTLDQLKAWMVEQGEKPFRAKQVYEWIWKLTATSFTEMNNIALPLREKMERFFTINTVEVNTSQMSEDYTIKSTFRLYDGNIVEGVLIPHPKRMTACVSSQVGCSLTCSFCATGKMDRIRNLNADEIYDQVVRIKEQTESNYNRPLTNIVYMGMGEPLLNYANVMKSIERITAPDGLNMAARRITVSTAGIAKMIKKMADDGIKANLALSLHAANDVKRNEIMPINETNSLEALKDALVYYHNKSGRKVTYEYILLSHFNDNIDDAKELLEFSKLIPCKVNIIEYNPIGDGMFQKSEDDRLEPFMRYLADRGVQVNVRRSRGKDIDAACGQLALKDKKEEEA, encoded by the coding sequence ATGCCTTTGATCCAAGATATAGAGATCCTGAACAAGCAGGATATAAGAAAGCTAACCCTGGACCAGCTCAAAGCCTGGATGGTGGAGCAGGGCGAGAAGCCTTTCCGCGCCAAGCAGGTCTATGAGTGGATCTGGAAACTTACCGCCACTTCTTTCACAGAAATGAACAACATTGCCTTGCCGCTGCGGGAGAAAATGGAGCGCTTCTTCACCATTAACACGGTAGAGGTGAACACCAGCCAGATGAGCGAGGACTATACCATCAAGTCTACCTTCAGGCTGTATGACGGCAACATTGTGGAAGGCGTGCTTATTCCGCACCCTAAGCGGATGACTGCCTGCGTGAGTAGCCAGGTGGGCTGCTCTCTCACCTGCTCTTTCTGCGCCACCGGCAAGATGGACCGCATTAGAAACCTCAACGCCGATGAGATCTATGACCAGGTAGTGCGCATAAAGGAGCAGACCGAAAGTAATTACAACCGCCCGCTCACCAACATTGTGTACATGGGTATGGGCGAGCCTCTCTTGAACTACGCCAACGTGATGAAGAGCATTGAGCGCATTACCGCGCCAGACGGCCTCAACATGGCCGCGCGCCGCATTACGGTCTCTACCGCCGGTATTGCCAAGATGATCAAGAAGATGGCCGATGACGGCATCAAAGCCAACCTGGCCCTGAGTCTGCACGCCGCCAATGACGTGAAGCGCAACGAGATCATGCCCATCAATGAGACTAACTCCCTGGAGGCCCTCAAAGACGCGCTGGTGTATTACCACAACAAATCTGGCCGCAAGGTCACTTACGAGTATATTTTGCTCAGCCACTTCAATGACAACATTGACGATGCCAAGGAGCTGCTGGAGTTCTCCAAGCTCATTCCCTGCAAGGTGAACATCATTGAGTACAACCCTATTGGCGACGGCATGTTCCAAAAATCTGAGGACGACCGCCTGGAGCCGTTCATGCGCTACCTGGCAGACCGCGGGGTGCAGGTGAACGTGCGCCGCAGCCGGGGCAAAGACATTGACGCCGCCTGCGGGCAGTTGGCACTCAAAGACAAGAAAGAGGAAGAAGCCTAA
- the mscL gene encoding large-conductance mechanosensitive channel protein MscL has protein sequence MSMIKEFKEFAMRGNVIDLAVGVVIGAAFGKVVSSFVDDILMPPLGIMLGGVDFKDLKMVLKQGAVDAEGKITDVTLNYGNFIQSLVDFMIIAFAIFLMIKLMNTLNRKKAASPGVPPAPTKEEVLLTEIRDAIRTKPVV, from the coding sequence ATGTCAATGATTAAAGAATTCAAGGAATTTGCCATGCGTGGCAACGTGATCGATCTGGCAGTGGGTGTGGTCATTGGAGCCGCTTTCGGGAAAGTGGTTTCCTCGTTCGTAGATGACATTCTCATGCCGCCCCTAGGGATAATGCTAGGCGGGGTTGACTTCAAAGACCTGAAAATGGTTTTAAAGCAAGGTGCCGTTGATGCCGAAGGCAAAATCACAGACGTGACCCTTAACTACGGTAACTTCATCCAGAGCCTGGTAGACTTCATGATTATCGCGTTTGCCATCTTTCTGATGATCAAGCTGATGAACACCCTTAACCGCAAGAAAGCGGCGTCACCGGGTGTACCGCCGGCCCCTACCAAAGAAGAAGTGCTTTTGACTGAAATCAGAGACGCTATACGCACTAAGCCGGTTGTGTAA
- a CDS encoding acyl-CoA thioesterase, producing the protein MARIKIDLPAHFSFQTELPIRISDLNYGGHLGNDALLSLLHEARVRFLKQHGYSEMDFGGAGLIMADVGIVYKGEGFYGDTLTVQVQATEFNKYGFDLVYRLTNQNGKEIAQAKTGMLCFDYTARKLQSVPQEALQRLETKA; encoded by the coding sequence GTGGCCCGCATCAAAATAGACCTCCCCGCGCATTTCTCTTTCCAGACCGAGCTCCCCATCAGAATCAGCGACCTCAATTACGGCGGGCACCTGGGCAACGACGCCCTACTGAGTTTGCTGCATGAGGCCCGTGTAAGGTTTCTAAAACAGCACGGATATTCAGAGATGGATTTCGGTGGAGCCGGGTTGATCATGGCCGATGTGGGCATTGTCTACAAAGGCGAAGGTTTCTACGGAGATACGCTCACGGTGCAGGTACAGGCCACGGAGTTTAACAAGTACGGGTTTGATCTGGTGTATAGGCTCACCAACCAAAACGGCAAAGAAATAGCCCAGGCCAAGACCGGTATGCTGTGCTTTGACTACACCGCCCGCAAATTACAGTCGGTGCCCCAGGAAGCCCTGCAGCGTCTGGAAACTAAAGCGTAA